Proteins from a genomic interval of Desulfovibrio piger:
- the ruvA gene encoding Holliday junction branch migration protein RuvA, translating into MIAYLEGLLAETWGTSCIVVTRGGVGYELDLPAHTMASLPGRGESVALYTSLVVREDAQQLFGFATFEERQVFGVLLTISKVGARTALAILSLYRPDDLRRIVLEEDVDALTRVSGIGKKTAQHVFLELKYKLKVEDVPQAAVLAPNGRPGSVFRDVLDGLSNLGYSEDECAPVVKNILLQEPDLDVTGALRAALKALARGRL; encoded by the coding sequence ATGATCGCCTATCTTGAAGGCCTGCTGGCCGAGACCTGGGGCACCTCCTGCATCGTGGTCACGCGCGGTGGCGTGGGCTACGAGCTGGATCTGCCCGCCCACACCATGGCATCCCTGCCCGGACGCGGGGAAAGCGTGGCCCTGTACACCAGCCTGGTGGTGCGCGAGGATGCCCAGCAGCTGTTCGGCTTTGCCACCTTTGAGGAGCGGCAGGTCTTCGGGGTGCTGCTGACCATCTCCAAGGTGGGCGCGCGCACGGCGCTGGCCATCCTTTCCCTGTACCGGCCCGACGACCTGCGCCGCATCGTGCTGGAAGAGGATGTGGATGCCCTCACCCGGGTGAGCGGCATCGGCAAGAAGACGGCCCAGCATGTTTTTCTGGAGCTCAAATACAAGCTCAAGGTGGAGGACGTGCCGCAGGCGGCGGTGCTGGCGCCCAACGGCCGTCCGGGCTCCGTGTTCCGGGACGTGCTTGATGGTTTGTCCAATCTTGGCTATTCTGAAGACGAATGCGCTCCTGTGGTCAAAAACATCCTGTTGCAGGAGCCCGACCTTGACGTCACCGGCGCTTTGCGGGCGGCGCTCAAGGCACTGGCGCGCGGTCGTCTGTAG
- a CDS encoding EamA family transporter, which translates to MWQVYALLAAVFAALTAIFSKLGVRDVDSGLATAIRVGFILLLTWGMSLYAGTWREVRQIGGHTWLFLFLSAVATGLSWLCYFKALQLGDVSRVAPLDKLSVPLAMLLGVLVLGEPCDPKTVAGGILITAGALLLVL; encoded by the coding sequence ATGTGGCAGGTCTATGCCTTGCTGGCGGCCGTGTTCGCGGCCCTGACAGCCATTTTTTCCAAACTGGGCGTCCGGGACGTGGATTCCGGGCTGGCCACGGCCATCCGGGTGGGCTTCATCCTGCTCCTCACCTGGGGCATGAGCCTGTATGCCGGCACCTGGCGCGAGGTGCGCCAGATCGGCGGGCATACCTGGCTCTTCCTGTTCCTTTCCGCCGTGGCCACGGGCCTGTCGTGGCTGTGCTACTTCAAGGCCCTGCAGCTGGGGGACGTCTCCAGGGTCGCGCCGCTGGACAAGCTCAGCGTACCTCTGGCCATGCTGCTGGGGGTGCTCGTCCTGGGCGAGCCCTGTGATCCCAAGACCGTGGCCGGGGGCATCCTGATCACGGCCGGGGCCCTTTTGCTGGTGCTGTGA